In Sphingobacterium sp. R2, the genomic stretch GTATTTTTCAATAAACCCACGATAGTCATTAGCCCAACTCCTCCAGGTACGGGTGTAATCCACGACGCTTTAGGAGCGACATTTTCAAAATCAACATCCCCATATAACTTAAATCCAGATTTAGTTTCTGTAGAAACTTCTCTATTGATACCTACATCGATCACTACTGCACCGTCTTTAACCATGTCTGCAGTAACAAAATTTTTCTTACCAATTGCTGCAACAACGATGTCTCCACGCAAAACTTCCGCTTTAAGATCTTTTGTGCGACTATGTGTTAATGTCACTGTACAATTACCTGGATTGGAATTACGAGCCAGTAAGATACTCATGGGGGATCCCACGATATTGCTTCTTCCAACCACTACAGCGTGCTTTCCTGCGGTATCGATCTTATAATACTCCAACATCAGCATAATACCATATGGTGTAGCTGGAATAAAACAAGGAAGATTACGTTGCATGCGACCGAGGTTGATCGGGTGGAAACCATCCACATCTTTGCGGTAATCAATTGCTTCGGTAACTTTATCCGGATCAATATGTTTTGGTAAAGGCAACTGAACAATCAAACCATCGATAGACTCATCCTGATTGATTTCTTTGACCTTAGCGATCAATTCATCCTCTGTTATGTTTTCGTCATAACGAATGTTTGTTGATTCAAAGCCGACTAGTTGACAGTTGCGCATTTTGCTAGCTACATAGGTTTCGCTACCACCATCATTCCCCACAAGGATAGCAACCAGATGGGGCCTACGGCCAGTCTGTGTAGTAAATTCAGCCGCATCTAACGCAATTTGCTCTTTAATTTTTTCGGAAACTAGTTTACCATCTAATAGATTCATGTTTAGGAGATTTTATTGTAATTAAAAGGAGCCCAAGAGCTCCTTCATTATTGTGTTATTTTGATTAATCTAATTTCAATACCGCCATAAATGCAGATTGCGGAATCTCTACGTTCCCAACCTGACGCATGCGTTTCTTACCTTTCTTTTGCTTTTCCAAAAGCTTACGCTTCCGGGAGATATCACCACCATAGCATTTTGCCGTAACATCTTTACGTAAAGCTGAGATCGTCTCCCGTGCGATAATTTTTGCACCGATTGACGCTTGGATACGAATTTCAAATTGTTGGCGTGGCAAAAGTTCTTTCAACTTTTCACAAATCTTTTTACCAAAATCGTAAGCATTGCTGCGGTGAATCAACGAAGATAAAGCATCAACTGGCTCATCGTTCAGGCGGATATCTAATTTGACCAAATCTGACTTACGGTAACCGATCTGATGGTAGTCGAATGAAGCATAACCCTTTGATATTGTTTTCAACTTATCATAAAAATCAAATACAATTTCTCCCATTGGCATCTCAAAAACCAATTCAACACGATCTGAAGTCAAATAATGCTGGTTCATAATCGTACCACGTTTCTGGATACAAAGTGACATGATTGGTCCTACGAAATCCGATTTCGTAATAATATTAGCTTTGATATAGGGTTCTTCAATTGAATCCAATTTACTTGGATCAGGTAGATCAGAAGGATTATGGACGATCACCTCCTCTTTATCTTTAGTCATATAGGCCTTATACGATACGTTGGGAACTGTCGTGATAACGGTCATATCAAACTCACGCTCCAGGCGTTCCTGAATAATCTCCATGTGAAGCATCCCCAAGAAACCACAACGGAAGCCGAAACCCAGCGCTGCTGACGACTCTGGTTCAAACACCAAAGAAGCATCGTTCAGCTGCAAACGGTGCATCGATTCACGCAACTCCTCGTAATCTTCGGTATCGACGGGATAAATACCCGCAAAGACCATCGGCTTCACCTCTTCAAACCCTTGGATAGCTTCAGAACAAGGACGATCTTTATGCGTAATGGTATCCCCCACTTTCACTTCACGTGCCTCCTTGATACCAGAGATAATATAACCTACATCACCGGTCTTAATAACTTCTTTGGGTACTTGATTCAACTTCAGCGTACCAATTTCATCGGCAAAATATTCTTTTCCAGTAGCAACAAATTTCACGCGGTCACCTTTACGAATTTCACCATTTTCAACTTTAAAATAAGCCATGATTCCTCGGAATGAGTTGAAAACAGAGTCAAAAATCAAGGCTTGCAAAGGTCCATCAGGATCACCCACCGGATGTGGAATACGCTCCACAATAGCTTCCAAAATATCCGGAACACCAAGACCTGTTTTACCAGATGCAGGAATAATCGCATTGCGGTCACCACCGATTAAATCCACAATCTGATCTTTTACTTCTTCCGGCATAGCACCGGGAAGATCCATTTTGTTGAGGATCGGAATGATTTCCAGATCATGTTCCAACGCCAGATATAAATTTGAAATAGTTTGTGCCTGAATACCTTGAGAGGCATCCACGATCAGTAAAGCACCTTCACAGGCTGCAATTGAACGCGAAACCTCATAGGAAAAATCCACGTGTCCTGGGGTATCGATCAGATTCAGGATATACTCCTGACCATCTTTTTTATAATTCATTTGGATGGCGTGACTCTTGATTGTAATACCACGTTCACGTTCCAAATCCATATTATCAAGTAATTGTGCCTGTGCTTCACGCTGACTGATGGTATTGGTATACTCTAAAAGGCGGTCTGCCAAAGTACTTTTGCCATGGTCAATATGCGCAATAATACAGAAATTACGAATGTGCTTCATATAGGATTTTTAAACTCTTTTGCTAAAAGGCAAAGATACCTTTTTTTATATATATTTATATAAACTAGCTTTTTTTTAGTTTACTATATGCAAGGAAATCAGACTAGACAATATTGTTATTAAGTAAGAGAAAGAAACCGCATTTGCTATTCGGCAATAGCATATAAAAAATGTTTTTGATTCCGCGTAACATTTTCTGTATCCCAAGAAATACGTTCTCGGAATTGCTCCGAACGAATCGGGCAATTGTCGACCTGACAATATTGGCAGCACTGCGGGAGACAAGGATCGGCATGAACAAAAAACTCAGTCCGCACCGACATCTCTTTATTGACAATTTTATCCACAGCGGAGATTTCATCGTGTACCTGAATGAGATCGAGATAACTAGGAAGTGTAAGATGGCAATCAACGTGAAGCTCATTTCCATAGCGCTGTACACGAAGATTATGAACATCAATCCATTCATCTTTCCGATTCTGCTCCAAGATTTCGACGACATCCTGTACGAGCGCTGTATCCGATTCATCCATTAATCCTCCGATCGACTGACGAAGCAATTTATAACCGTTGAAGAGAATAAAAAGCCCCAGTATAATGGAAATAACAACATCGATCCATTGGAAACCTGTCAATCTCATCAGCAACAAACCCAATATCAATCCGATCGTGCTATAGGCATCTACCTGTAAATGTTTTCCATCTGCCACCAAAGTAATGGATCCTAATGCACGGCCACGCTTCATGATATAGAATCCCACTGCAAAATTGATCACAGATGTAATGCCTATCAGATAAATCCCTTGTTCAAGATGTGTTAACGCTGCGGGAAAAAAAAGATTGTAACAGGCTTTGGCTAATATTATCGCGCCAGCTATAAAAATAAGTCCACCTTCTAAAAATACAGAGAAGAACTCCACTTTACCATGTCCATAAGGATGATTCTCATCCCTTGGCTGCGCTGAAAGATAAATACTATAAAATGCAAAACCAGAAGCGACCACATTAACGATACTTTCCGCAGCATCTGTAAAGATTGCACTGGAATCTGTTAAAAAATAAGCAAAAAACTTCACGACCATCAAACCTATCCCGGTGAAAAGCGATAATAAGACCAATCTACTTTGTCTTGACATGATGCTTGTAATCTTTATAAAAAACTTATGTTAGCAAACCATGAAATTGATGCCCTGCTAACATTTTGTGAGAACAAAGGTAAAGATATAAAGGCAGATCATATCGATTAGTTTTAAACATGTGAAGTCAAGAAACAAGTAAATAACTGCGCTAAATCGCTCCGACAGCCCTTTTTATTAAAAAAGCCCAATAAAAGGGCTATTTTTCTTTATAAATTATCAAAAATAAAGAAGATTATTTGCAACGTATGTAATATCTTTGTCTTACCATGAGCACATCATCATACTTATCAGACAGGATAAATAATTTGTCCGAATCGGCTACACTTAAAATGACCAAGTTGGGCCGCGAATTAGCAGCAAAAGGCGTTAATGTAATTAGCCTTAGCGTAGGTGAACCTGATTTCAACACGCCTGAGCACGTAAAAGATGCAGCGAAGAAAGCCCTAGATGAAAACTGGACGCGTTATTCGCCTGTACCGGGATACCCTGAATTGCGCCAGGCAATTGTAAACAAGTTGAAGACAGAAAACAATTTAGATTATGATATTTCTCAAATTGTTGTTTCAACAGGTGCAAAACAAAGCCTGTCTAATGTGATTTTGACTTTGATCAACCCTGGTGATGAGGTAATTATCCCAACACCTTATTGGGTATCATACTCTGAAATGGTCGTTTTAGCAGAAGGAAAATCGGTATTTATCAATACAGAAATCGACAATAACTTTAAGATTACACCAGCGCAATTGGAAGCGGCAATTACACCAAGAACCAAATTGTTCATGTTCTCTTCGCCAAACAACCCTACCGGAACAGTTTATAGCAAAGATGAGTTGGCTGCATTAGCCGAAGTTTTCGAAAAACATCCACAGGTATTTATCTTATCGGATGAAATATACGAACACATCAACTTTGTAGACAAACACGAATCCATCGCACAATTTGAAAGCATTAAAGATAGAGTGATCATCATCAATGGTTTTTCAAAAGCATTTGCAATGACGGGATGGCGTTTAGGTTATATCGCTGCTAACAAAACCATTGCCGCCGCAAATGATAAGTTACAAGGACAGACAACCTCAGGTACCTGTTCAATTTCTCAACGTGCGGGTATCGTTGCTTATGAACAAGGATTACAATCTGTCAACAAAATGAAAGAAGCGTTCGCTCGTCGTCGCCAATTGGTATACGATCTATTGAGTGAAATCCCTGGCGTAAGAACAAATCTACCAGAAGGTGCATTCTATTTTTTCCCAGAAATCTCTTCTTTCTTTGGTAAAAAAGACCAAGATGGTAATGTCATTAAAAACTCATCTGATTTGGCTTTGTACTTATTGAATGTTGGTCACGTAGCCACTGTAGGTGGAGATTCATTTGGTAACGACAACTACATCCGTTTGTCCTATGCAGCTTCAGATGAAAGTTTGATCGAAGCTTTAAAAAGAATCAAAGAAGCATTAGGCAAATTAGCATAATCAATACACAGTATACTGAATGGGCTATCCAAGAAAATTGGATAGCCCATTTTTTTATCAATTTCAGTTGTATCAATCTCCCTTTATGTTCCACAACGGTATATTCAAATACGTCCTTTTTATTTGATATGCTCCATCACGTCGATGAATTTCTTACCCTTATTCTTCGGGTCAAAAAGCATTTTCTCTACCCTGTCCAGCTCAAGAGCCTCGAGATGACTAGGTAACATACTCTCTTTCATCAACTTCAACAATTGATCCCAGTCCGCACGATTGATCTTGTTCTGAACCAACTCCATCATCTGCACGGCATTGCGGTATTCCTTGCTCGTTTTCAGTTCCACCACCATATCCATCCAGTCACCGTAAGTGAAAAGCCTACTTTTTACCTTTTGCAATTGTAAGGCTTTCATCTTGACCATATCATAGCCCAGCAGCATCTCCGTGACGGAATCAATCTCCATACAAGCAGCGATTTTAGCATAATCTTTTGGGAACTCCACCCTTGCATCGTCATCCAGAAGCTTACAGAACGCTGGGATCTCCTTTTTCAGGGAATCACAGTACTGCTGCGCATGTAGCTCCATGGTCATGATCAGAACTAGTCCGATCGCTAACATCCGGAGATAAATAGATTTCAATTTCATGCTTCGAAGATACCCATTTTTTGGAAAATATCATCCATAGCACATTATTCACAATGATTTTGGCGCTTCAGCCAAATATTTATTACATTTACTCCTATGAGTATTTTAACAGAGAAATTTAAAACGCAGCACGACACGGCTCCGTTTTCACAGATAAAAAACGAAGATTATATTCCCGCATTTGATGAAGCTATTCAGAAGACAAAAGATGAAGTCGATGCTATCGTCAACAATCCCGAAACGGCAACTTTCGACAATACAATCGCTGCTATGTCCTACTCTGGACAGACACTAGATCGTTTGTCCAATATCTTTTTCAATCTCCATTCCGCTGAAACCAATGCTGATCTCGAAAAGATCGCACAGGATGTTGCCCCAAAACTATCTGCTTTAGGCAATGATATCACCTTAAATTTTGATCTTTTCAAAAGGGTTAAGGCTGTATACGATCAGAAGGACCAACTGACATTGACGGCAGAGCAAACCACCTTATTAGAAAAATCCTATAAGGATTTTGTACGCAACGGCGCACTTTTAAATGATGAACAGAAAGAAAAACTCCGCGAAATAGATGCCGAGCTATCACTTTTAAAATTGAAATTCGGGGAGAATGTCCTGGCCGAAACCAATGCCTATCAACTGTTGGTAACAGACGAAAAAGATCTTGCTGGACTTCCGGAGGATGCTGTAGAAGCTGCCCATGCTTTGGCTAAAGCCAACGAAAAAGAAGGCTGGCTTTTTACCCTGGATTTCCCGAGCTATCTTCCTTTTGTCACTTATGCCGACAATCGAGAACTTCGCAAAGAAATTACCCTCGCCGCAGGCCGCAAAGCTTTTCAGGACAACGAGCACAACAACGTGGAAAATGTCCTTAAAATTGTAAAACTTCGCTTCGAACGGGCTAAATTATTAGGCTACGCCACCCATGCAGACTTTGTCCTTGCCGAACGTATGGCACAAAATCCAAGCAAAGTCACCGAATTCCTAAACGACCTACTTGGAAAAGCGAAACCAGCAGCAGTGAAAGAGTTTGCAGAATTATCCCAATTTGCAAAAAACTTGAATGGCATAGACCAATTGGAAAAATGGGATGGTGCTTATTATGCCGAAAAGCTGAAACAAGAACGCTTTAATTTGGACGATGAAAAGCTCAAACCCTATTTCAAACTCGAAAATGTCTTACATGGTGCATTTGAAGTGGCTCATCGTTTGTTTGGCATCAACTTTAAAGAAGTCGATACAATAGATACCTACCACGAAGAAGTACAAACATTTGAAGTCAGTAAAGACAATGGTGAATTAGTAGCTATCTTCTATGCCGATTTCTTCCCGCGTAAAGGCAAGAGAAATGGGGCATGGATGACCTCTTTCAAACCACAGTACATTCAAGATGGTAAACAAGAACGTCCTCATGTCTCTATTGTTTGCAATTTTACGCGTCCTACAGCTTCAAAACCTTCGTTGTTGACCTTTCAGGAAGTGACAACATTATTTCACGAATTTGGACACGCCCTACATGGTATGCTCGCTGACAGCACTTACCCTACACTATCTGGAACATCTGTGTATTGGGATTTTGTCGAGTTACCGAGTCAGGTGATGGAAAACTGGTGCTATGAAAAAGAAGCCCTTGAGCTATTTGCCAAACACTATGAAACTGGCGAAGTGATCCCGATGGAACTAGTCGAAAAGATCCGCGAAAGCGCTTCCTTTCTTGAGGGGATGGCGACTATGCGCCAACTGAGCTTTGGGCTATTGGATATGGGCTGGCATGGACAGGATCCAACTTCTATCTCGGATCTGAAAGCATTCGAAGACGAACAGTTTGCCTCAACAAAACTCTATCCCGATGTCAAGGAAAATGCCATGAGTACAGCATTCTCCCATATTTTCAATGGTGGTTATTCTTCGGGCTATTACAGCTATAAATGGGCGGAAGTACTGGATGCAGATGCATTTGACTACTTTAAACAAAACGGTATTTTCAATAAGGAAATCGCAACCAAATTTAAGGATAATATACTTTCGAGAGGCGGCACAGAACATCCAATGGTTCTTTACAAACGGTTCCGCGGACAAGAACCTTCGGTAGAACCTTTATTGAAAAGAGCTGGGTTGATCAAATAATTGGATTGATAAAATCATTAAAAAGCTGGATATAATATTCAGCTTTTTAATTGAAAACATAAGTCAATCCAGAACTTCCTTGCCTATCAAAGTCCCTGCAAAAAATAAGCGATCACTCTGCCAATCAAACAAGGTTCGATTCTTAAGCAATTTTATTAACGTATCAATTGTTTTCCATTCAGAACCAAGGTATTAAACAAGAATCGCGCATATCTTGCCGATTAAGCAAAAAAATAGTACCTTTGTAAGACATAATTGGGGTTGACCGGAATTGACAGGATGGAGACGGTTATGTAAGCATGTAGTGCGTTGTTAGTAGAGCACTTTAATCTGAACTTTCAGAATTATAACTGGCGAAGAAAACTACGCCTTAGCTGCTTAAGTTAGACTTAACATAGCTATTTGTCCCGTTAGATCCTGTTCTTTGGTTTAACATTCGGGGCATCGAACAATAGAACTGGCAAGTGTGATGTTGCTAAGCACTTGTGAGAAACAGCAACTACGGCGTACGGTATAGGTAAGCGACTCACCTTCCCTCGCCCGACAATTAAAGAGAAGCTAAACATGTAGAAAGCGTATACAGTACCATGACTGGACGAGAGTTCGAATCTCTCCAGCTCCACTTGACGGGATAATTGAAAAATTATCCCGTTTTTTTGTATAATTTAAATAACCCATTTCTCTCATTTTCAATACATTATGAATAAATAGCTCCATAATATATGGAGTTCGATAGATACCATTTTCATAGTATAAATAATCGTCGAACACCATTTTAATGAGTTCTTGCTTTTCTATTGTGGTAGCTTCTGTATAGACGTAATTTAGGTCTGAAAGATAAAATAATTGATCTCGTAACAATGAAAATGTCCTATCTCCATTATGTCTTAGCTTTTCAATTTGTTCTTTAAGAGATTCTTTTTTAGTAGTCAACTCATTATGCCATCTTTCATATGTATCATGTTGAATCCGATTTGTAATCCATTTTTCTTCGATTGACATAAGCTTTTCGCCTGCTTGCTCGTATTCGATTTGGTGCTGTTTTAATAATGTCTTATGTTCTTTTAAAGTTATCTCCATCTCAACCTCACTCTTCTGCTTTATACTGGATATTAATTTTTCAGGAAGACTCATTAATTCTAAAGCACCAGATAATTGTTTGTGAGCTTTTTCAGAATTTATATTATTATGGGCACTAGCAATACTACATTTATAGTAATAATAATATTTTCCCATTTTCCCTCTACTAGCAGCACCCGTTAATAGTTTTCCGCAGTGGCAGCGTAAAACTCCACGAAGTTGAATCTTGTCGTCATAAATTTTCCGTTCTTTACTACCTCTTTTTATTTTTTCATTTACTAACTTCCAAGTCGTTGGATCAACAATAGGTTCATGATTTTTTAGTGGGTATAAACCACCTGGATTATGTTTCCACGCTTTGACATGTTGGAATCCATAATACAAAGGATTTGTTAGAATTCGTTCCACGGCTGTAGTTGCCGTACGTTTTAAACTCATTTCTATAGCCTTTTCCTTAATTTTGTATAAAGCAACTCCTGATATAAAAGCATCATAAATATATCTAACGACAATCGCTTCACTTTCATTAACTACTAGACGACGGTCCTCATTCTTACCTTCCTTTTTATAACCAAATGGAGCACGCCCGCCTTAGATCCAAAGTCCTTAAACTGCTTTAGCGGTATAGATTCCTGCATTTATGTCATTCTGTCTTTTAATGTTTTCAGAATTTCCCATTAAAAATTCAAGTCCACTTTCTATATGTCCGATTGCTATAGGTAATCTCTTTATCAATACTTCTTCTAAAAGTGATACTCGAAAACCCTATATTTCCAGTCAGAAGATGTTTCTTGCTATCGTAAGACAATTTCTTTTTTCCCAGAAAGTCACTAACATAATAGTATGAATTCTCTTCTTTGATAATTTTTAAGGAGGCTTCCTTTTCTACATCGCTTTTCCATTCACCGACAAAAAATTTGGGGTCGTAATAAGCTTCATACGCTTTCTTATATTCCACTGCTTTTTCTTTTGAAACCCTTGAAAAATTCGTTCCCTTACTCCCAATGCTCATTTTCATTTTATCAGCGTCTTCCATCAGGTTCATCAAAATGGTTACAGAGGCAAGACCGTTTGTTAGTTGGGCGCTCAGAGTATTATCCTCTTTATTGTATGTTGCAGGTACTTCTATATCCTAACTATTTAGATACAGTTTATCGCCCTTCTTCTTTATTTCAAGCACTTCTGAATGCTCTTTCTCATCTTCAATCCAATAACCGATATATTTATCCTCCCTGGACTGGGAACAAGAATTAAAGAAGTATAAAGCTACTGCCGCAAAAAGAAATGTTAAGGTTTTAATTCTTTTCATTTTGAAATGTAAAGGTTCAGTTCTTGCAGTAAGTATAGATCTTATTATATACTTTACCAAGTTTTCTCGACGAATGCCACACTGCCCCATACCAAAGTTACAATTTCCTCGACGAATTAAAGATTAGGAACGAAAATCAATCTAGGCACGGTAATCTAATGAAAACTCCAGTTTAGGATTTTCCAGATTGACCTTTCAACCTCAACAATACCTTCGTTATTGTTGAAATCTAACTTATAAATTATGCTGTTTTCACTTTTGGATTGCAATGTGTAAAAATGCAAACCTGATAAAAGAATAGAAATAAGTATTCTTAAGTTGGCTTTTTCACCACTGGACTTTTGGAAAAAAGGAAGTAAAACCCTATTCATGGAAATTAGATGTAGATTTAGGCTCCTATACAGATGAGGGATGGGAGTGGGAATATCGTGTGGTGAAGAAAAGTAGAAAAAAGAAAATTATTGAACGGAAATTTTATGATGATCTGTTGGACAAGGATATAATTATCGCAAAAAATAAAGATCATCGAGACTTTATCTTATCCATAGATATACAAGATATAAAGATTCATCATATTACTGCTGTGAAATTTGATACTAACCCACATGACATTTTTTTATATAAATAATTGATTACTTTCATTGTCAAAGATCATAATTATGGATAAATGCAATTATTGTAGTTTCAACTTTACAAATAAGGAAGATCTGAAACAACATTTGAACTCCGAACATTCGGACATTAGCTATAAAGAGCGTCATAAGTATTTTCAATCATTATTCACCTTCAATAAAGGAGCTAAGGCACATAAGAAACTGAATAAGACAAAAGGTTCTAATAACCTAAAAGTACACCAAAAATATTGATTCAAATTTGATAAGAAGTATTTGGGGAAACTACTACTTGAAAGATGCAAGTGTGATAATTGCAATATTATATATGACCAAATTTGGTTTTTCAAAAACACCAATATTGGAAAAGAAGTAAGAATCTGCAAGAAATGTGAGCTAGGAATTAATAAGCACAATCGAACCAAAGGTTTTATTAAAATAATTTATACTTCTTTCGAATCGAAGAGATAATGAATATAAAGGATTGCAACAGTCCTAAGTTTCCGGAATTGCTGTTCATATCGTGAACAAGGCAACACAGGAATGATTGTTATTGTGTCCCTTTGATTTTCAAAATTCGTATCAGCGCCATAAACGTTATAAATCCTCCCCTTACTATTTATGAAACAGGTCATTTCCACTGATACTTACGAGTCCCTTACCCATGTTTTCTGCTAATAGACCGGATCCTCAGAACTACCATCCAAATCATATTTAAAGATCTCGGTAATCGGAATATTATCAAAAGTACGGGTAACATCGAAAGACGGTTAACAAAAGCCTTTTCTTCCTTGAATAATAACTCCGCATAGAAAAAAGAATGGAAATAAATAAGATTAACAACAATGATCCGATTAAATACGGTTAGGGCATTTTCCATCTAAATTCAGAAAAAAGAAACGAATTCGAAAAGGTGAATGATTGACAATACTAACGGATTCAGGCAGCTAAAATATAGCATTAAACTTATTTCATCGAGCAAACCCCATACTTTATATAGGTCAAAATTGCGTTGGTCGAGAATATTTTAAATTTCAAAATCAACTTAATAATTTGTAGAAAATCGATAAGTAGCCTGATATAACACAGGATATTAAACAATTTTTTAAACCTTAATTTTTCATAGTATGAAGAACGAAAAATTGAAAGATCTGTTCCAAAAAAACAAGGAACAGAAAGTGGAAATGACTAAGCCTGTTGATCAGGAAGTCGAGTTTGTTTCCGATGATTTAGCAGAAAAAATCACCGGAGGTACAACAAACAGTGGTTGTAGCTGCCCTAACTCAGGTTGTAGCTGCTAATAATCAATTTAGGGCCAATGCTGGCCTAACCAGGGATGGACGCTTTTGTCCATCCCTTAATATTCTAAAATTATGGAAAAACTAAAAGTTTCAAAATATATCGCAATAACGGATTATATTAATGAATATAATCGTTTAATATATAGCTTTATTACTGAAAAAATGTTGCTAATTAACGACGAAGTCTATACAAAGCTAAAAGAGAACAATCTAGATTTCGGTGAGCAGACGGTTAATAAATTTATCGAAGCAGGAATTCTCGTAGATGCCAATTTAAATGAATTGGAAAACATAATAAGAGAAAACAAACGAGTCGTGACAAACAGGAATGTTTTTTCGTTTACTATTTTCCCTTCTTCGAATTGTCAGCTTGGATGTCATTATTGCGGGCAAGTGCATAGTCCAGGAAAAGTAGACAAAAACGTATACGCAGATATTTTGGCGCATATCGAGAAGGGTGTCGCGCAACCTGAAAAAAATCATTTATCGATTGGTTGGTTCGGAGGAGAACCGCTTCTTGGGATGAGTGTTATCGAAGAGCTATCTCCTGATTTGAGAAGAATTGCTGAAAGAAATGGCTGTAGCTATTCTGCCAGAATTACTACGAATGGGCTCCTTTTTAATAGGGTATATCTTGGAAAGCTTATAGAACACGATGTCAGGGACATTACTATTTCACTTGATGGAACCGCCAAATCCCATGATCTGAGAAGACCCACAAAGGGAGATGGTCCTTCTTTTGATACCATTATGAAGAATTTAGCAGATGTACTTCATTATTATGACATTGAAAAAGAACAAATAGATATTCAATTGAGGATCAATGTAGACAGATATAATCAAGATGATGTATTTCCTTTATTAGATCTATTAGCTGAACGCCAATTCCAAAATAAAATTAAACGATTTGACATCGCTCCTATCCACGCTTGGGGAAATGATGCGCATTTAAGAAGCAATACCATTCAAGAATTTGCTGATTTTAAAATTGATTGTTACATTAAATTGATGGAGTTAGGGTTCATGACTAATGTTCCCTTACCGGGACGTGTAAAAGTCATCTGTCAGGCTGTTACCGATGATGCCCTTTATATGCAAACCGATGGTTACTTATACGATTGTAGTGAGTTGCCACTGGTACCAGCTGATGCAGCAGCTAAGAAACTCGGGCACATTAAAGCTGTAGATTTACTACAGGTTGAGGATCGGAATTACTCAAGTTGGAATGATGAAATATTGGATGGAAAATTTCCATGTACTGATTGCAGGATTTTACCGATTTGCGGAGGAGGCTGTCCTAAATCATGGAAAGATGGCCATATCCCCTGCCCAGATTATAAATATAACATTGAGGACATGTTAGCGCTTGCTTATCTAAGCCATTCAAATAGTGA encodes the following:
- a CDS encoding cation diffusion facilitator family transporter; its protein translation is MSRQSRLVLLSLFTGIGLMVVKFFAYFLTDSSAIFTDAAESIVNVVASGFAFYSIYLSAQPRDENHPYGHGKVEFFSVFLEGGLIFIAGAIILAKACYNLFFPAALTHLEQGIYLIGITSVINFAVGFYIMKRGRALGSITLVADGKHLQVDAYSTIGLILGLLLMRLTGFQWIDVVISIILGLFILFNGYKLLRQSIGGLMDESDTALVQDVVEILEQNRKDEWIDVHNLRVQRYGNELHVDCHLTLPSYLDLIQVHDEISAVDKIVNKEMSVRTEFFVHADPCLPQCCQYCQVDNCPIRSEQFRERISWDTENVTRNQKHFLYAIAE
- a CDS encoding bifunctional 5,10-methylenetetrahydrofolate dehydrogenase/5,10-methenyltetrahydrofolate cyclohydrolase, whose amino-acid sequence is MNLLDGKLVSEKIKEQIALDAAEFTTQTGRRPHLVAILVGNDGGSETYVASKMRNCQLVGFESTNIRYDENITEDELIAKVKEINQDESIDGLIVQLPLPKHIDPDKVTEAIDYRKDVDGFHPINLGRMQRNLPCFIPATPYGIMLMLEYYKIDTAGKHAVVVGRSNIVGSPMSILLARNSNPGNCTVTLTHSRTKDLKAEVLRGDIVVAAIGKKNFVTADMVKDGAVVIDVGINREVSTETKSGFKLYGDVDFENVAPKASWITPVPGGVGLMTIVGLLKNTLEAAKGTVYPKQ
- the lepA gene encoding translation elongation factor 4; translated protein: MKHIRNFCIIAHIDHGKSTLADRLLEYTNTISQREAQAQLLDNMDLERERGITIKSHAIQMNYKKDGQEYILNLIDTPGHVDFSYEVSRSIAACEGALLIVDASQGIQAQTISNLYLALEHDLEIIPILNKMDLPGAMPEEVKDQIVDLIGGDRNAIIPASGKTGLGVPDILEAIVERIPHPVGDPDGPLQALIFDSVFNSFRGIMAYFKVENGEIRKGDRVKFVATGKEYFADEIGTLKLNQVPKEVIKTGDVGYIISGIKEAREVKVGDTITHKDRPCSEAIQGFEEVKPMVFAGIYPVDTEDYEELRESMHRLQLNDASLVFEPESSAALGFGFRCGFLGMLHMEIIQERLEREFDMTVITTVPNVSYKAYMTKDKEEVIVHNPSDLPDPSKLDSIEEPYIKANIITKSDFVGPIMSLCIQKRGTIMNQHYLTSDRVELVFEMPMGEIVFDFYDKLKTISKGYASFDYHQIGYRKSDLVKLDIRLNDEPVDALSSLIHRSNAYDFGKKICEKLKELLPRQQFEIRIQASIGAKIIARETISALRKDVTAKCYGGDISRKRKLLEKQKKGKKRMRQVGNVEIPQSAFMAVLKLD
- a CDS encoding pyridoxal phosphate-dependent aminotransferase; the encoded protein is MSTSSYLSDRINNLSESATLKMTKLGRELAAKGVNVISLSVGEPDFNTPEHVKDAAKKALDENWTRYSPVPGYPELRQAIVNKLKTENNLDYDISQIVVSTGAKQSLSNVILTLINPGDEVIIPTPYWVSYSEMVVLAEGKSVFINTEIDNNFKITPAQLEAAITPRTKLFMFSSPNNPTGTVYSKDELAALAEVFEKHPQVFILSDEIYEHINFVDKHESIAQFESIKDRVIIINGFSKAFAMTGWRLGYIAANKTIAAANDKLQGQTTSGTCSISQRAGIVAYEQGLQSVNKMKEAFARRRQLVYDLLSEIPGVRTNLPEGAFYFFPEISSFFGKKDQDGNVIKNSSDLALYLLNVGHVATVGGDSFGNDNYIRLSYAASDESLIEALKRIKEALGKLA